A genomic region of Kluyveromyces marxianus DMKU3-1042 DNA, complete genome, chromosome 5 contains the following coding sequences:
- the MSS51 gene encoding Mss51p, whose protein sequence is MIGINVPRSTLKSACRGSMGRRVMTRPLMGFVRNALGLDPPASPDDPTPENRFHPWDQSPSPDLRERAARIKAIAKCPVTHKDIAFTCPYSGIPTHHSKEAWEQDTEYHSSKRYELLKKVNIYEHDLRSGRPFPEFDFPQEQDYDRMVNMTNWDLFFYTRSFYSMDTEFQLAAVTKMLSYPITIGSVLHQYSPYSLNPKGPVTLEGLKSLAALRYTLYPEQSGRYRAGQDTPLRIFILGTRAEAQLPGHVWKQLQYLFPETNIELHFVGPESLYDKEKRGYVQSATETVVKRIDESMQLFYHTDFFHVFHEAQDFFPYDPYNDVFFCFHPGFAAPETKEYWMGDTMKALLQTKCAVFTTGFSKQDLLRDINIVQDQYGDELDILMDPVPNTFGSTKWELNDSNPHEVYQFNQYIAGFRGKRYHAIEL, encoded by the coding sequence ATGATAGGGATAAATGTGCCCAGAAGCACTCTAAAGAGTGCTTGTCGGGGCAGTATGGGACGTCGTGTGATGACACGTCCGCTTATGGGGTTTGTCAGGAACGCATTGGGGTTGGATCCTCCGGCTTCGCCGGACGATCCAACACCGGAGAACCGATTTCATCCTTGGGACCAGTCGCCCTCGCCAGACTTGAGAGAGCGGGCAGCAAGGATCAAGGCGATTGCCAAGTGTCCAGTAACGCACAAGGACATTGCGTTCACGTGTCCATACTCGGGGATTCCGACTCACCACTCGAAAGAGGCGTGGGAGCAAGATACGGAGTACCACTCGAGCAAAAGGTACgagttgttgaagaaggtgaacATATACGAGCACGATTTGAGATCAGGGAGACCATTCCCGGAGTTTGACTTCCCACAGGAGCAGGACTACGACCGGATGGTGAACATGACGAATTGGGACTTGTTCTTTTACACGCGTTCGTTCTACTCGATGGACACGGAATTCCAGCTCGCAGCGGTGACGAAGATGTTGAGTTATCCGATCACGATCGGGTCGGTGTTGCACCAGTACTCGCCATACTCGTTGAACCCCAAGGGGCCTGTGACGTTGGAAGGTTTGAAGTCGCTGGCCGCGCTTCGCTACACGTTATATCCGGAACAATCGGGCAGATACAGGGCCGGTCAGGACACCCCATTGAGAATCTTCATCTTGGGGACCAGGGCCGAAGCTCAGCTCCCAGGCCACGTCTGGAAACAGTTGCAGTACTTATTCCCAGAGACAAACATAGAGTTGCACTTTGTTGGGCCTGAGTCGCTCTACGACAAGGAAAAGAGGGGATACGTGCAATCGGCTACAGAAACCGTGGTCAAGCGTATCGACGAGTCGATGCAATTGTTCTACCACACAGACTTCTTCCACGTCTTCCACGAAGCTCAGGACTTCTTCCCATACGACCCCTACAACGacgtcttcttctgcttccaCCCTGGTTTCGCAGCTCCAGAAACTAAAGAGTACTGGATGGGCGACACAATGAAGGCATTACTACAAACCAAATGTGCTGTGTTTACCACTGGGTTCTCAAAGCAGGACTTGCTCAGAGACATTAACATTGTGCAGGACCAGTACGGTGACGAATTAGACATTCTAATGGACCCCGTCCCAAACACCTTTGGCAGTACCAAGTGGGAGTTGAACGACAGCAACCCTCACGAAGTGTACCAATTCAACCAGTACATCGCTGGTTTCAGAGGTAAAAGATATCACGCCATTGAGTTGTGA
- the HMX1 gene encoding Hmx1p: MLQYRGLVVQGISLLFGWLVKVQPEIQQHPKPMAATTTEHMTTIPSPTDVGALANRINFHTRDMHNKINAYMSIKMAFAMRHGFIYRQGILAYYFVFHAIEQEIDRLLERAETAQEERVKGILQQFWCEEFRRSDKLVLDLQVLYHDEYPSGNELQEFLDTFEIPPQLQAFVDEIHANVAAEPYTILAYCHVLYLALFAGGRVMKSNLYRHIGLFPKFGHLSSKELVRRATNFFTFSDEGVDDENRLRWQYKRGYELATRQTLSEAEKLRVIEVATDIFEWNMKVVAEIGEINRAQLMGKFSYKLLSFISEEWKYSEKLTPEIKKIVVLAVVLFNMVLLYAILRRYLL; encoded by the coding sequence ATGCTACAGTATAGAGGGTTGGTTGTTCAAGGTATTAGTTTATTATTTGGTTGGCTAGTGAAAGTACAACCAGAAATACAGCAGCACCCCAAACCAATGGCCGCTACTACTACAGAACACATGACTACGATTCCATCGCCCACTGACGTGGGTGCATTGGCAAACCGGATTAATTTCCACACACGTGACATGCATAACAAGATCAACGCATACATGAGCATCAAGATGGCGTTTGCGATGCGCCACGGGTTCATCTATCGCCAGGGGATACTGGCATACTACTTTGTGTTCCATGCGATCGAGCAGGAGATTGACAGGCTGCTTGAAAGGGCCGAGACGGCGCAGGAGGAGCGTGTGAAGGGCATTTTGCAGCAGTTTTGGTGCGAAGAGTTCCGTCGTTCGGACAAGTTGGTGCTAGATCTACAGGTGTTGTACCACGACGAGTACCCCTCGGGGAACGAGTTGCAGGAGTTTTTGGACACGTTTGAGATTCCGCCTCAGTTGCAGGCGTTTGTGGACGAGATCCATGCGAACGTTGCTGCGGAGCCATACACGATTTTGGCGTACTGCCATGTGTTGTACTTGGCGTTGTTTGCGGGCGGACGTGTGATGAAGTCGAATTTGTACCGTCACATCGGGTTGTTCCCCAAGTTTGGACACTTGAGCTCGAAGGAGCTTGTGAGGCGGGCGACGAATTTCTTTACGTTTAGCGATGAGGGTGTGGACGACGAGAACAGGCTTCGCTGGCAGTACAAGCGTGGGTACGAGTTGGCGACGAGGCAGACGCTCAGCGAGGCTGAGAAGCTGCGTGTGATCGAGGTTGCGACCGATATTTTCGAGTGGAACATGAAGGTTGTGGCTGAGATTGGCGAGATCAACCGTGCGCAGTTGATGGGCAAGTTCAGTTACAAGTTGTTGTCGTTTATTTCCGAGGAGTGGAAGTACTCTGAGAAATTGACGCCCGAGATCAAGAAAATCGTCGTTTTGGCGGTGGTCCTTTTCAACATGGTGCTGCTATACGCGATCCTGCGTCGTTACCTCCTCTAA
- the CDC36 gene encoding CCR4-NOT core subunit CDC36, which translates to MEKYGLKDLLAVIRHEGLYDSNMTLGMDLNSLLSSLDITRDTKSHHCLDAFESPWVETSRSEVQPTFFIPESFKNIKGMLGTDQVEFTSVNRDQPRISLLQDETLFYLFYKHPGSVIQELTYLELRKRNWRYHKTLKVWLTKDPMMEPVVAQDSMSERGSYVFFDPQRWEKCQRDFVLHYNAIM; encoded by the coding sequence ATGGAGAAGTACGGTTTGAAGGATCTACTTGCTGTGATAAGGCATGAGGGTCTGTACGATTCAAATATGACGCTTGGGATGGATCTTAATTCGTTATTGAGCTCATTAGATATTACCAGGGATACGAAGTCGCACCACTGTCTCGATGCGTTCGAGTCACCGTGGGTTGAGACGTCAAGAAGCGAGGTGCAGCCAACTTTCTTCATACCGGAATCGTTTAAGAACATCAAGGGGATGCTTGGGACGGATCAAGTGGAATTCACGAGTGTGAATCGTGACCAGCCGCGTATTTCTTTACTACAGGACGAGACGCTTTTCTATCTTTTCTACAAACACCCTGGGTCTGTGATTCAAGAACTAACATATCTAGAGTTGCGTAAGCGCAACTGGCGGTACCACAAGACGTTGAAGGTATGGTTAACGAAGGATCCAATGATGGAGCCTGTGGTAGCACAGGACTCAATGAGCGAGCGCGGATCGTACGTGTTTTTTGATCCTCAAAGGTGGGAGAAGTGCCAGCGTGACTTTGTGCTACATTACAATGCGATTATGTGA
- the FAP7 gene encoding nucleoside-triphosphatase encodes MESVRYRPNIIISGTPGCGKSTTCELLRRRVSDEYKYFNISDFAKEKDCYDGYDEARKSHIVDEDRLLDELEPLLRKGGCIVDWHVNDIFPERLIDLVVVLRCDNAGLYDRLKKRGYHDAKIDENLDAEIMGVVLQDALDSYAKEIVVELQSDTTEDMDKNVDRIAAWLDQWLEQHEDGVTNELEGAQEGDSDGQESQEEEEEESQEEEEED; translated from the coding sequence ATGGAATCAGTTAGATACAGACctaatattattatatcGGGAACTCCGGGGTGCGGGAAGTCCACTACGTGTGAGCTTTTGCGCAGAAGAGTTTCTGATGAATACAAATACTTCAACATTAGTGACTTCGCCAAGGAAAAAGACTGTTACGATGGGTACGATGAGGCCCGTAAGTCGCATATTGTGGACGAAGACCGATTGCTTGACGAATTAGAGCCGCTTCTCAGAAAGGGTGGGTGTATAGTGGATTGGCATGTGAACGATATATTTCCAGAGAGATTGATAGATCTTGTGGTAGTGCTAAGATGCGACAACGCTGGATTGTACGATAGGTTGAAGAAGCGTGGGTACCACGATGCTAAGATCGATGAGAATCTAGACGCAGAGATTATGGGGGTGGTGCTTCAGGATGCGCTCGACAGTTATGCGAAGGagattgttgttgaactaCAGAGTGACACTACGGAGGATATGGACAAAAACGTGGACCGTATTGCGGCATGGTTGGACCAATGGTTGGAGCAACACGAAGACGGTGTGACTAATGAGCTTGAAGGTGCTCAAGAAGGTGACAGTGACGGACAAGAGAGTcaggaggaggaagaagaggaaagtcaagaagaagaagaggaggatTAA
- the NRP1 gene encoding Nrp1p codes for MFYVLFECNTVYSDEAPKDHTMICSIAYHVISAETLQPVWQSPKEFQVDETHSLQMLIQTLETDVTAAVGTEEFVICSLGSIWHIRVTLPRQARDESWLLPPFMQHPKLFDLWREVNVWVSNHPERCGKTTDQRNKQHISTKFNKNWETLGYLLGDGAAETLNLSPIEQCSKVLITLHSSCSTEKDQELVLTHPYNSNLDIKCFLQEKSKVLYINNLPQDTTQSELESWFTQFGSRPVGFWTVKNVVEVASNSSNSNNSLYVDEPDSISGFVVYQTHEEALDSLSLNGRSILSNMSNTKQPRVVEHVVEIQTSSATVLEKVQEILSPFPQSKNRPRPGDWTCPSCAFSNFQRRTACFRCSFPASSAVQVNKNGYNKIQTQQAHNGTQYSKSRSQTADYNDNVQNQQQLLLGQLASAQDFSQKMKMQQQQRFGYSNRAMQSSQLSLQGGATSGSKVPFRAGDWKCTICTYHNFAKNVVCLRCGGPKNPAVNTTTTTTTNTNTTTPNDVYDFVTSATVPTPSPVYATNERTIPVQIADGFGLSLSERSSSEPTLRKG; via the coding sequence ATGTTCTATGTCCTTTTCGAATGTAATACGGTATATTCCGATGAAGCTCCAAAGGACCATACTATGATATGCTCCATTGCATACCATGTTATATCGGCTGAGACTCTTCAACCAGTGTGGCAAAGTCCTAAGGAATTCCAGGTGGATGAAACCCACTCGTTGCAAATGCTCATACAGACTCTAGAAACAGACGTCACTGCTGCTGTTGGCACAGAAGAATTCGTTATATGTTCATTGGGCTCCATCTGGCACATCAGAGTAACACTACCGAGACAAGCAAGAGACGAGAGTTGGTTACTTCCTCCCTTCATGCAGCATCCCAAGCTATTTGACTTGTGGAGAGAGGTGAACGTATGGGTGAGCAACCATCCAGAAAGATGCGGTAAGACAACAGACCAGAGGAACAAACAACACATTAGCACAAAATTCAATAAGAACTGGGAAACGTTAGGCTACCTTTTGGGAGATGGTGCGGCTGAGACATTAAACCTCTCCCCGATTGAACAATGTTCCAAGGTTCTAATAACCTTGCATTCCAGTTGTTCCACAGAAAAGGACCAGGAACTGGTTTTGACACATCCATATAACTCCAACCTAGATATCAAGTGCTTCCTACAAGAAAAGTCCAAGGTATTATACATTAACAATTTGCCTCAGGATACTACCCAATCGGAACTAGAATCATGGTTTACACAATTTGGAAGTAGGCCTGTAGGGTTCTGGACCGTGAAGAACGTTGTTGAAGTGGCATCGAATTCCAGCAACAGCAATAATAGCCTTTATGTGGACGAACCAGACTCGATATCCGGGTTTGTGGTTTATCAAACGCATGAAGAAGCTCTCGATTCCTTGTCGCTTAATGGGCGTAGTATTCTTTCGAACATGTCCAACACGAAACAACCAAGGGTAGTGGAACACGTCGTTGAGATTCAGACGTCCAGCGCTACGGTTTTGGAGAAAGTTCAAGAGATCCTATCGCCATTCCCTCAATCGAAAAACAGGCCAAGACCAGGAGACTGGACATGTCCCTCTTGTGCGTTCTCTAACTTCCAGAGGCGTACAGCTTGTTTCCGTTGCTCATTCCCAGCGTCAAGTGCTGTTCAAGTGAACAAAAATGGATACAACAAGATACAAACGCAACAAGCCCATAACGGAACTCAGTACTCGAAAAGCAGGTCTCAGACTGCAGATTACAACGACAATGTACAAAATCAACAGCAGCTACTTCTGGGACAACTGGCGTCCGCTCAAGACTTCTCgcagaaaatgaagatgcagcagcaacaacgGTTTGGATATTCCAATAGAGCCATGCAGTCTAGCCAGCTTTCGCTGCAAGGAGGTGCTACCAGTGGCAGCAAGGTTCCATTCAGAGCTGGTGACTGGAAGTGTACTATTTGCACGTATCATAATTTTGCAAAGAATGTTGTGTGTCTACGTTGTGGAGGACCAAAGAACCCTGCTGtcaacaccaccaccacaaccactactaatactaatactactactccAAACGATGTGTATGACTT
- the QRI5 gene encoding mitochondrial 37S ribosomal protein mS38, translated as MLRSVFGPRIGCFVAQNAFFGARRMGMVTMTRSEGSLLGGMVPLARPMGSPMGSPLSSLIGSPLTSPLETPSETPDMHLDSVMRKRRTKMKKHKLRKRRKRQKAEKRKQSQG; from the coding sequence ATGCTTAGAAGTGTGTTCGGGCCGAGAATTGGGTGTTTTGTAGCACAGAATGCGTTTTTCGGAGCGAGAAGAATGGGCATGGTGACGATGACAAGAAGCGAGGGGAGTTTGCTGGGCGGAATGGTGCCACTGGCCCGCCCAATGGGCAGCCCAATGGGTTCCCCATTGAGCAGCCTCATTGGGAGTCCGCTTACAAGTCCCCTGGAGACTCCATCGGAGACTCCGGACATGCATTTGGACAGTGTCATGAGGAAAAGACGCAccaagatgaagaagcacaagctaaggaagagaagaaagagacaaaagGCCGAGAAGAGAAAGCAGAGCCAGGGTTGA